Proteins encoded by one window of uncultured Draconibacterium sp.:
- a CDS encoding sigma-70 family RNA polymerase sigma factor, which translates to MEKEFLHIIQKNQGIIHKVCNIYCDTEDDRSDLFQEIVVQLWKSYPNFRRESKVSTWMYRVALNTAITSFKKSKRRPDQSSLTYDNFQIEDEKYDSETEENIKVLHQAIQQLTGIEKSIVLLYLENKKYEEIAEITGITQNYVRVKMNRIKKKLKKLMVTEE; encoded by the coding sequence TTGGAAAAGGAATTCTTACACATAATCCAGAAAAACCAGGGCATCATCCACAAAGTATGCAACATTTATTGCGACACGGAAGATGACCGAAGTGATCTCTTTCAGGAAATTGTAGTACAGCTTTGGAAGTCGTACCCCAATTTCAGAAGAGAATCAAAGGTTTCTACATGGATGTATCGTGTGGCGCTGAATACCGCTATTACTTCGTTCAAAAAAAGTAAAAGAAGACCTGACCAAAGCAGCCTGACGTACGATAATTTTCAGATTGAAGATGAAAAGTACGATTCCGAAACCGAAGAGAATATAAAAGTATTGCACCAAGCCATTCAGCAGCTTACCGGAATTGAAAAGTCGATTGTGCTGCTGTACCTCGAAAACAAAAAATACGAGGAAATAGCTGAGATTACCGGAATTACCCAAAACTATGTGAGGGTAAAAATGAACCGGATAAAAAAGAAGCTGAAAAAGCTGATGGTAACCGAAGAGTAG
- a CDS encoding pseudouridine synthase — protein sequence MRKNNNSNRGNSQGKTSGNTSKRSGKTPSGKRIGKSRVVEKSESKKEFKSRKSFGKPADKKKEAAAPRPKLKTLSAEGMRLNRFIANAGVCSRREADTFIGAGAVTINGKIVTELGTRVLPGDEVRFDGRKIEAERKVYILLNKPKDYVTTTDDPHADKIVMDLIKDACDERVYPVGRLDRNTTGLLLFTNDGDLSKKLTHPKHNKKKVYQATLDKPVERGHMDMIAEGIELEDGPIAADAISYIKPDDKTEVGIEIHSGKNRIVRRIFEHFGYRVKKLDRVLFAGLTKKNLPRGKWRILTEKEVKFLKMM from the coding sequence ATGCGCAAGAATAACAATAGCAACCGGGGCAATTCACAAGGAAAAACATCCGGAAATACGTCAAAACGTTCAGGGAAAACACCTTCGGGAAAGCGAATTGGCAAATCACGGGTAGTTGAAAAATCCGAATCCAAAAAAGAATTCAAATCCCGGAAAAGTTTTGGTAAACCTGCCGACAAGAAAAAAGAAGCTGCTGCACCACGACCAAAACTAAAAACACTTTCGGCCGAAGGAATGCGTTTAAACCGTTTTATCGCCAATGCAGGTGTTTGCTCGCGCCGCGAAGCTGATACTTTTATCGGTGCCGGAGCGGTAACCATTAACGGGAAAATTGTTACCGAACTGGGAACACGGGTGCTGCCGGGCGACGAGGTTCGTTTTGACGGACGTAAAATTGAAGCCGAGCGTAAAGTGTATATCCTGCTGAATAAACCAAAAGATTATGTGACCACTACCGACGATCCGCATGCGGATAAAATTGTGATGGATCTGATAAAAGACGCCTGCGATGAACGTGTTTATCCGGTTGGCCGACTGGACAGAAATACAACAGGTTTGCTACTGTTTACCAACGATGGCGATCTTTCGAAAAAACTGACGCACCCAAAACACAACAAAAAGAAAGTGTACCAGGCCACCCTCGACAAGCCGGTTGAACGCGGACATATGGATATGATTGCCGAAGGAATTGAGTTGGAAGACGGGCCAATTGCTGCCGATGCAATTAGCTATATTAAACCCGATGACAAAACCGAGGTGGGCATTGAAATTCATTCAGGTAAAAACCGCATTGTTCGTCGTATTTTCGAGCACTTTGGTTACCGGGTAAAAAAACTCGACCGTGTGCTTTTTGCCGGCTTAACCAAAAAGAATCTACCGCGTGGCAAATGGCGAATTCTTACCGAAAAAGAGGTAAAGTTTTTAAAAATGATGTAA
- a CDS encoding TIGR00266 family protein, producing the protein MNSHEIDYKIIGHDVQLVEIELDPAETVIAEAGAMLYMEDGIDFQARMGDGSNPRAGFFDKVLSAGSRLISGESLFLTHFSNQGWGKKHVAFSAPYPGTIIPLNLPDFGGRVIVQKDAFLCAALGTKISITFNRKLGAGFFGGEGFILQQLDGDGKAFIHAGGTVIEKQLNNETLRVDTGCIVGFETSIDYSIEQAGGLRSMVFGGEGLFLATLRGTGKVWLQSMPIRKLIAELSPAGGNARKEARGGLLDNLLEG; encoded by the coding sequence ATGAATTCGCATGAAATTGATTATAAGATCATCGGGCATGATGTTCAGTTGGTTGAAATTGAGTTAGATCCGGCCGAAACGGTAATTGCCGAAGCCGGAGCCATGTTGTATATGGAAGATGGTATTGATTTTCAGGCCCGAATGGGAGACGGTTCAAACCCGCGAGCCGGTTTTTTTGATAAAGTGTTATCAGCAGGTTCGCGTTTAATTAGTGGCGAGTCACTGTTTCTAACTCATTTCTCCAACCAGGGGTGGGGGAAAAAGCATGTTGCATTTTCGGCTCCTTACCCGGGCACGATTATCCCATTGAATCTCCCTGATTTTGGTGGTCGTGTTATTGTTCAAAAGGATGCTTTTTTGTGTGCTGCTTTGGGCACAAAGATTTCGATTACATTTAATAGAAAACTGGGTGCCGGATTTTTTGGTGGCGAAGGATTTATTCTTCAGCAGCTGGATGGCGATGGAAAAGCGTTTATCCACGCCGGAGGAACGGTAATTGAAAAACAGCTGAACAACGAAACTTTGCGGGTTGATACCGGTTGTATTGTTGGTTTTGAAACATCGATAGATTACAGTATTGAACAGGCAGGTGGTTTGCGTTCGATGGTTTTTGGCGGCGAAGGATTATTTCTGGCCACTTTGCGCGGAACCGGAAAAGTGTGGTTGCAAAGTATGCCAATTAGGAAGTTGATTGCTGAATTATCGCCTGCAGGTGGAAATGCCCGTAAAGAAGCGCGAGGCGGATTGCTCGATAATTTACTGGAAGGATAA
- a CDS encoding deoxyguanosinetriphosphate triphosphohydrolase, with protein MNWNTLLSPKRLGSKGTLGTVTNEDRTQFQRDYDRIIFSSPFRRMQNKTQVFPLPEHIFVHNRLTHSLEVASVGRSLGNLLSEYLLEIHQDNPLIHEIGTIVSTACLAHDLGNPPFGHSGEAAISNYFNKACGQKFKEQLTEGEWKDFTCFDGNANAFRTLTHQFNGKREGGFALTYATLASIVKYPFESVKATKPKFGFFQSDKENYYHIAKELGIAQREDGSFARHPLVYLVEAADDICYQIMDLEDAFKLGILNYDRIRDLFQNFFAEERIERFENTFTQVSDVNEQISYLRANVIGELIYRCIDIFKANYDTIMAGTFAGSLIDQLPEKQAAAMKEVQRISFSEIYAHRSVVEIEIAGYKIIGTLLEEFVDAIMNTDKKDKYSQKILSLLPGQYTTDDDSVYLKIQSVVDFVSGMTDIFALDLYRKIKGISLPGVV; from the coding sequence ATGAATTGGAACACACTTCTTTCGCCAAAACGACTGGGCAGCAAAGGCACTTTAGGCACGGTAACAAACGAAGATCGCACGCAGTTTCAGCGCGATTACGACCGGATTATTTTCTCGTCGCCATTTCGCCGGATGCAAAATAAAACGCAGGTTTTCCCCCTACCTGAGCATATTTTTGTGCACAACCGCCTCACGCATAGCCTTGAGGTTGCAAGTGTGGGAAGATCACTCGGAAATTTATTATCGGAATACCTCCTTGAAATTCATCAGGATAATCCGCTGATCCACGAAATCGGAACGATCGTTTCAACGGCTTGTCTGGCACATGATTTAGGAAATCCACCGTTTGGGCACTCAGGCGAAGCAGCCATTTCCAACTATTTTAACAAAGCCTGCGGACAGAAATTCAAGGAACAACTTACAGAGGGCGAATGGAAAGACTTCACCTGTTTTGATGGAAATGCCAACGCGTTTCGCACACTCACCCATCAGTTTAACGGCAAACGCGAGGGTGGTTTTGCGTTAACCTACGCAACACTGGCCAGTATTGTAAAATACCCCTTCGAATCGGTAAAAGCAACGAAACCCAAGTTTGGTTTCTTCCAGTCGGACAAAGAAAACTACTACCACATTGCCAAAGAACTGGGAATTGCGCAACGCGAAGATGGAAGTTTTGCACGCCATCCGCTGGTGTATTTGGTGGAGGCCGCCGACGATATTTGCTACCAGATCATGGATTTGGAAGACGCTTTTAAACTGGGTATTTTAAACTACGACCGCATTCGGGATCTTTTCCAGAATTTCTTTGCTGAAGAGCGCATTGAACGTTTTGAAAATACCTTTACACAGGTAAGCGATGTAAACGAGCAAATAAGTTACCTGCGCGCCAATGTTATCGGCGAGTTGATTTATCGTTGTATAGATATTTTTAAAGCCAATTACGACACAATTATGGCCGGAACTTTCGCAGGAAGTCTTATTGATCAACTTCCGGAAAAACAAGCCGCAGCAATGAAAGAAGTTCAACGCATTTCGTTCAGCGAAATTTATGCACACCGCTCGGTTGTTGAAATTGAAATAGCAGGTTATAAAATTATCGGTACGCTGCTGGAAGAATTTGTTGATGCCATTATGAATACCGACAAAAAAGACAAATACAGTCAAAAAATATTGTCGCTGCTACCCGGCCAGTACACAACCGACGATGATTCGGTGTATCTGAAAATTCAATCGGTAGTTGATTTCGTATCGGGAATGACCGACATTTTCGCACTCGATCTGTACCGAAAAATCAAAGGTATCAGTTTGCCGGGAGTGGTATAA
- a CDS encoding TrkH family potassium uptake protein has product MKQLKINTALILHIISIVITFESLFMLFAVVVSFIYKENVFTDLSHTFMITFLLGVALNLITKKQRQVEPSLRESFIIVTLAWVVMALVGTLPYLLTGSIPNFTNAFFESISGFTTTGSSILADIEALPKSVLFWRAETHWIGGMGIIVLVVAIMPFLKINGIYLFYSEVSSVATEKVSTRIRKVARRLWLIYMGLTFAETIILWIGGMSLFDAICHSFATIATGGFSTKNDSLASFSPFIQYTVTFFMLLSGINFVVHVFWLRGDFKTAFKNEELRLYLKIILVAGTIITLSLFFHHQDMGFESAFRNAFFQVVSIITATGFATADYLQWPLQSIGIIAILMLIGASSGSTGGGVKVIRHLVVFKRIRTLYKEYFSPRTVVRVVHYNKNVVRPELINRVFTFVLFYYLILVIGTMIMMLWTNDLKTSFGAVATSMAGIGPGFGTVGPVSNFLHLPDGAKYFLTALMVIGRLEIYSVLVLFTPSFWLD; this is encoded by the coding sequence ATGAAGCAACTAAAAATAAATACCGCTTTAATTTTACACATCATTTCAATCGTAATTACGTTCGAAAGTCTTTTTATGCTCTTTGCGGTTGTTGTCTCTTTTATTTACAAAGAGAATGTTTTTACCGATCTGTCGCATACCTTCATGATCACCTTTCTTTTGGGAGTTGCGTTAAACCTAATTACCAAAAAACAACGACAGGTAGAACCCTCGTTGCGCGAAAGTTTCATTATTGTTACATTGGCGTGGGTTGTAATGGCTTTAGTTGGTACGCTCCCCTATTTATTAACGGGTAGTATTCCCAATTTTACCAACGCATTTTTCGAATCGATTTCCGGATTTACCACAACGGGGTCGTCAATTTTGGCCGACATTGAAGCGCTGCCAAAAAGCGTGTTATTCTGGCGTGCTGAAACCCACTGGATTGGTGGAATGGGAATTATTGTTTTGGTGGTAGCCATTATGCCCTTTCTGAAAATAAATGGGATTTACCTGTTTTACAGCGAAGTGTCGAGTGTGGCCACCGAAAAGGTCTCAACACGAATACGCAAAGTGGCACGCCGGTTATGGCTGATTTACATGGGACTTACCTTTGCTGAAACCATTATTTTATGGATTGGTGGAATGTCGCTTTTCGATGCAATTTGCCACTCGTTTGCAACCATTGCCACAGGAGGTTTCTCTACAAAAAATGACAGTTTGGCCAGTTTCTCACCTTTTATTCAATACACCGTAACCTTTTTTATGCTGCTTTCGGGAATTAATTTTGTGGTGCATGTTTTTTGGCTGCGCGGCGATTTTAAAACAGCTTTTAAAAATGAAGAGCTCCGACTGTATTTAAAAATTATTTTAGTTGCCGGAACGATCATCACGCTGTCACTTTTCTTTCACCATCAGGATATGGGATTCGAATCTGCCTTCAGAAATGCATTTTTCCAGGTTGTATCTATTATAACGGCAACCGGTTTTGCAACGGCCGATTATTTGCAGTGGCCGTTACAATCGATAGGTATAATTGCGATTCTGATGCTGATCGGTGCTTCTTCCGGATCGACTGGTGGTGGAGTAAAAGTAATTCGCCACCTGGTTGTTTTTAAACGAATACGAACGCTTTATAAAGAATATTTTTCGCCACGAACAGTAGTGCGTGTGGTTCACTACAATAAAAATGTGGTGCGCCCCGAGCTCATTAACCGGGTATTCACTTTTGTTCTTTTTTACTACCTCATCCTTGTAATTGGCACCATGATAATGATGCTTTGGACAAACGACCTGAAAACCTCGTTTGGAGCCGTGGCAACAAGTATGGCTGGGATTGGTCCGGGATTTGGAACCGTTGGCCCGGTGAGTAACTTTCTGCATTTACCCGACGGAGCAAAATATTTCCTTACTGCTTTAATGGTAATTGGCCGCCTCGAAATCTACTCCGTTTTGGTACTTTTCACCCCGTCGTTCTGGCTCGATTAA
- a CDS encoding SprT family zinc-dependent metalloprotease — protein MASQVVQLKHIGKVTFSQNKRSKNIKLSVKPDKSVLVSFPFFVSPKEAMAFVVKNEHWVLKQQEKMQARSTTIKPGTEIETKLHKIHIVQGEKNDANREGDNITISVSDFENEESIAFIDDIVTTVYRHEAKRLLPVRISDLAKKHGFNYNKVTIRNNRRNWGSCSSKNNISLNLQMMKLPVKLIDYILLHELVHTEIKNHGPKFWERLNQITDGKARELAREVKKHSTYTM, from the coding sequence ATGGCGAGCCAAGTAGTTCAATTGAAACATATCGGCAAAGTAACTTTTTCGCAAAATAAGCGATCTAAAAATATTAAACTTAGCGTAAAACCCGATAAATCGGTGCTGGTTTCTTTTCCTTTTTTTGTTTCGCCAAAAGAAGCAATGGCGTTTGTGGTAAAAAATGAACACTGGGTTTTAAAGCAACAGGAAAAGATGCAAGCCCGTTCAACCACCATAAAACCGGGCACCGAGATTGAAACTAAATTGCATAAAATCCACATCGTTCAGGGCGAAAAAAACGATGCAAACCGAGAAGGAGATAACATAACAATTTCGGTTTCTGATTTTGAAAATGAAGAATCAATAGCTTTTATCGATGATATTGTAACTACTGTTTATCGCCACGAGGCTAAACGTTTGCTCCCGGTTCGAATTTCCGATCTGGCCAAAAAACACGGTTTTAACTACAACAAGGTTACTATCCGTAATAACCGCCGAAACTGGGGCAGTTGCTCGTCAAAAAACAACATTAGCCTTAATTTGCAGATGATGAAACTGCCCGTAAAACTGATCGACTATATTTTGCTGCACGAGCTGGTTCATACTGAAATAAAAAATCACGGCCCTAAATTCTGGGAACGGCTAAATCAGATTACCGATGGCAAGGCACGTGAACTGGCGCGCGAAGTAAAAAAACACTCCACTTACACGATGTAA
- a CDS encoding HlyD family efflux transporter periplasmic adaptor subunit gives MMNRSRLFVFIVPIVIAGIFASCQSKSDNSVKTEVVSRGPVVASFKCQGSVQSAKVVSIINPERNVVIAVHKNAGDHVDKGELILQMDKSKIISGIAELNNQLSQKKNALERIRLNAKSAEMDLDYGEQNKKARILQLQASLEQQEKLLEVGGTSSARIDQLKQNIAMAEADLANQDEKNAIRIQQLDMDERNLELQITAFEKNLREQKELLRKTDVKAPVSGIILEVAGNVGEYISLDQVLVQVADENSYKIIGTAGKNKLHLIQTGGTVDVTLGNSKINGTIGQVTIEDASELLQFDVFVPESDQEKLAEIQNVEILINANDRENVLRIHKLPGMPLTQHLDVLLQKGDELVRTEIVLGTIGKDYCEIISGVEEGDVILVQDPASKPTM, from the coding sequence ATGATGAACAGATCCCGATTGTTTGTTTTTATTGTGCCTATTGTAATAGCCGGCATATTTGCTTCATGTCAAAGTAAATCTGATAATTCTGTTAAAACAGAAGTGGTAAGTCGTGGTCCTGTGGTCGCGTCATTTAAATGTCAGGGGAGTGTGCAATCTGCAAAAGTTGTATCTATAATAAATCCTGAGCGTAATGTTGTGATCGCTGTACACAAAAACGCAGGCGACCATGTTGATAAGGGTGAGTTGATTTTGCAGATGGACAAATCAAAAATAATTAGCGGGATTGCCGAACTAAATAATCAGTTGTCACAAAAAAAGAATGCACTGGAAAGGATCAGGTTGAATGCAAAAAGTGCAGAAATGGATCTTGATTATGGCGAGCAGAACAAAAAGGCACGTATACTGCAACTGCAAGCTTCCCTTGAACAACAGGAAAAACTTCTTGAAGTGGGAGGAACTTCATCGGCAAGAATTGACCAGCTAAAACAAAATATTGCAATGGCCGAGGCTGATCTGGCAAATCAGGATGAAAAAAACGCGATACGCATACAACAACTTGATATGGATGAGCGAAATCTTGAATTGCAGATCACGGCTTTTGAAAAAAACCTGCGGGAACAAAAAGAATTACTGCGTAAAACAGATGTGAAAGCACCGGTTTCGGGAATTATACTTGAAGTGGCAGGAAATGTTGGAGAATACATTTCGCTTGACCAGGTACTTGTACAAGTTGCTGATGAGAATTCGTATAAAATTATTGGCACGGCCGGGAAAAATAAACTTCATTTGATTCAGACGGGTGGCACTGTGGATGTTACATTGGGTAACTCGAAAATCAACGGAACGATTGGTCAGGTGACCATTGAAGATGCCTCAGAATTGTTGCAGTTTGATGTCTTTGTGCCAGAGAGTGATCAGGAAAAACTGGCCGAAATTCAAAATGTTGAGATTCTGATTAATGCCAACGATAGAGAAAATGTGTTGCGAATACATAAATTACCGGGAATGCCACTGACACAACATCTCGATGTATTGCTTCAAAAAGGAGATGAGCTTGTTCGGACTGAAATTGTTTTGGGAACTATTGGGAAAGACTACTGTGAAATTATTTCGGGCGTTGAAGAAGGCGATGTTATCCTGGTTCAGGATCCCGCTTCAAAACCGACAATGTAA
- a CDS encoding Crp/Fnr family transcriptional regulator, translating into MEIKQESCKDCKIKSSVVAILSQEELEVLEKGCLQTEFARGELIFKEGSPANHIVYIREGFVKLSKKGIGGKDYILNISKAGAYLGINNLNKKSKQFYISATALTITKVCFIDIEKFRLLINKNCNFASEVISYIFEDEMNYYDRLVNNVQQQVPGRLASTLFYFRNNVYGQNPFNLNITKVELAALIGTSRESVTRLLKEFQDEKIIKMDKSVIHIIDEVKLERIRQKG; encoded by the coding sequence ATGGAAATAAAACAAGAAAGTTGTAAAGACTGTAAAATTAAGTCGAGTGTAGTAGCCATACTTAGTCAGGAAGAGCTGGAAGTGTTGGAGAAAGGGTGTTTGCAAACAGAATTTGCAAGAGGAGAGTTAATTTTTAAAGAAGGTTCTCCTGCCAACCATATTGTATATATACGCGAAGGTTTTGTAAAACTTAGCAAGAAAGGTATAGGTGGAAAAGATTATATTTTGAACATTTCAAAAGCCGGAGCTTATCTTGGGATTAACAATTTGAACAAAAAATCCAAACAGTTTTATATCTCAGCAACAGCACTTACCATAACAAAAGTTTGTTTTATAGACATTGAAAAATTCAGACTACTTATTAATAAAAACTGCAACTTTGCCAGCGAGGTAATATCGTATATTTTTGAAGACGAAATGAATTACTACGACCGCCTTGTAAACAATGTTCAACAACAAGTACCAGGAAGGCTTGCCAGTACTCTGTTTTATTTTCGGAATAATGTTTATGGCCAAAATCCATTCAATTTGAACATCACAAAAGTGGAGCTTGCCGCATTAATAGGAACATCGCGCGAAAGTGTAACTCGTCTCTTGAAGGAGTTTCAAGACGAAAAAATTATAAAAATGGATAAATCAGTCATTCATATTATCGATGAAGTAAAACTTGAGCGAATCAGGCAGAAAGGTTAG
- a CDS encoding rhodanese-like domain-containing protein, producing the protein MKQALQHLPHKQMKEIVILIIGVILLGACQKTDSFNTADEMVQTASKNLSTITVDELKTKIDSFEMFNLIDVREPSEHNHGYIPGSVNIPRGTLEFNIGNEDFWESTGFYYPEKNELFVLYCKKGSRSILAAETLKKLGYENIYFLDGGWKKWELTFPLLQDKNLELESHGAAEEVGGC; encoded by the coding sequence ATGAAACAAGCATTGCAACATTTACCACACAAACAAATGAAGGAGATAGTAATACTTATTATTGGTGTTATTCTTTTAGGCGCTTGCCAGAAAACCGATTCGTTTAACACGGCCGACGAAATGGTACAAACTGCCAGTAAAAATCTTTCAACAATAACAGTTGACGAGTTAAAAACGAAAATCGATAGTTTTGAAATGTTCAACTTAATAGATGTAAGAGAGCCCAGCGAACACAATCATGGCTACATTCCGGGATCGGTGAATATTCCTCGCGGAACTCTAGAGTTTAATATTGGAAATGAAGATTTTTGGGAAAGTACCGGCTTTTACTATCCCGAAAAAAACGAACTTTTTGTGCTCTACTGCAAAAAAGGCAGCAGAAGTATTTTGGCTGCCGAAACATTGAAAAAGTTAGGTTACGAAAATATCTATTTCCTTGATGGAGGTTGGAAAAAGTGGGAACTAACTTTTCCACTTTTACAAGATAAAAATCTGGAACTTGAATCGCACGGAGCTGCTGAAGAGGTTGGTGGCTGTTAA
- a CDS encoding cytochrome b/b6 domain-containing protein: MKKVYIYKIFERFWHWSQALFIFILIVTGFEIHSTFSLLGYETAVKTHNLTAWAFLVLIVFAIFWHFAVGEWRQYIPTTSFIKAQINYYILGIFKGAPHPTKKLVYNKFNPLQRLIYLGLKILVIPVQVISGFLYLYFNYPIKGFELESLQLVAFFHTFGAFLLLSFIIAHIYLTTTGHKPLSSIKAMITGWEEMDEETVKERLVNDIEIALLKTKSQFKAKGNKSVILDDALIAAQKNVGAKSLTEDKRFRDAIAASGVGYFAISKECLFTEVNDAWAKLYKYNSPKEVVGKHYRLSRTEEDFHELEKSIEKVLMGTTLNHGEVKRICKDGSFGYHTLTISPMVKNGEITGVEGFIIDTTGKRMAEKELLKKKISVEEELNKNKIEQ; encoded by the coding sequence ATGAAAAAAGTATATATCTATAAAATATTTGAAAGATTTTGGCACTGGTCGCAAGCCCTGTTCATTTTTATACTTATCGTAACCGGTTTCGAAATCCATAGCACCTTTTCATTGTTGGGTTACGAAACGGCGGTAAAAACCCATAACCTTACTGCCTGGGCTTTTCTTGTACTTATTGTTTTTGCTATTTTCTGGCACTTTGCTGTTGGCGAATGGAGACAATACATACCTACTACTTCGTTTATTAAGGCACAAATTAATTATTACATTCTTGGTATTTTTAAAGGTGCGCCCCACCCTACAAAAAAATTGGTATACAACAAGTTCAACCCGCTACAACGTTTAATTTACCTGGGCTTAAAAATTCTGGTAATTCCCGTTCAGGTTATTTCCGGTTTTTTATACCTCTATTTCAACTACCCAATAAAAGGATTCGAATTGGAGAGTTTACAGCTGGTGGCATTCTTCCATACCTTTGGTGCCTTCCTGCTATTATCATTCATAATTGCACACATTTACCTTACAACAACCGGGCACAAACCACTCTCATCTATTAAAGCCATGATTACTGGATGGGAAGAAATGGATGAGGAAACCGTAAAAGAACGACTTGTAAACGACATTGAAATTGCCCTGCTAAAAACGAAATCGCAGTTTAAAGCCAAAGGCAACAAAAGCGTGATACTGGATGACGCACTGATTGCCGCACAAAAAAATGTTGGAGCAAAATCGCTTACCGAAGATAAACGATTTAGAGATGCCATTGCCGCCAGTGGTGTTGGCTATTTTGCCATATCAAAAGAGTGTTTGTTTACCGAAGTGAACGATGCCTGGGCAAAGTTATACAAATACAATTCGCCAAAAGAAGTTGTAGGAAAACACTACCGACTTAGCCGAACGGAAGAAGACTTCCATGAACTGGAAAAATCAATAGAAAAAGTGCTTATGGGCACAACATTAAATCACGGAGAAGTGAAACGCATTTGTAAAGATGGAAGTTTTGGCTATCACACACTAACCATTTCGCCGATGGTAAAAAATGGAGAAATAACCGGCGTTGAAGGTTTTATTATCGATACAACCGGGAAACGCATGGCCGAAAAGGAACTTCTGAAAAAGAAAATAAGCGTTGAAGAAGAACTGAACAAAAACAAAATAGAACAATAA